The stretch of DNA CGGTAGAGTTGTCCAAAGACCATCTCGTGTAGGCTGAATATCAACAGGAAACTCTTTACCAAAACGGAATGGTTTGGTAGGGAGCTTATCATTTATGGCATCTTCTTTCTGTAACAAATTCATATCAAAAGCTGGTAATTTGTACGTTGGAATAGAAGACTTTTGATGCATTTTTTGGCTATAAATTGTGCCCACATCTGTTACTTGACTCCAAGCAATACCTCCTATCAAAAGGAAAGGTAATAAAATTCTTTTCATGGGATAATAGTTTTTTACGTTAATGATTTTTTAAAATTAGGCTAATTTTTGATAATCTTATTAAATTTGATAAAAATAAAATTCATGTCTGAAATATTTAAATTGGAACCAAAGCCAATCTGGAAAAATTTTCATGCTTTGAATCAGATTCCGAGACCATCAAAAAAAGAAGAAAAAGTTCGGCAATTTATCATCGATTTTGGTGAAAAATTAGGCTTAGATGTTTCTACAGATAAGGTAGGTAACGTGTTGATCAAAAAATCTGCATATCCAGGAATGGAAGATCGTAAGAAAGTTGTTTTGCAATCGCACCTAGACATGGTGACACAAAAAAATAACGATATCGATTTTGATTTTGATACTCAACCAATAGAAATGTATGTAGATGATGGCTTTGTGAAAGCAAACGGAACAACTTTAGGGGCTGATAACGGTATTGGGGTTGCTGCAATAATGAGTATTCTAGAATCCAAAGAGATTCCTCACCCGGCAATAGAAGCTTTTTTTACTATAGACGAAGAAACCGGAATGACAGGTGCACTTGGATTACAACCGAATTTCTTGAGTGGAAAAATCTTGTTAAATCTCGATACCGAAGAAGATGATGAATTGGATATCGGTTGTGCAGGTGGTGTAGATATTACTGCAAAAAAAACATATCCGGTCGAGAAAATAAAAAATAAAACTGCCTTTCAATTGGTGGTAAAAGGTTTGCAAGGTGGGCACTCGGGGATGCAAATTCACGAGGGATTAGGAAATTCTAATAAAATTTTAGGTAGAATTTTGTACCATACTTTGGCTTATGAACCACAAATTTCTACTGTAAATAGTGGAGGTTTACGCAATGCCATTCCGCGAGAAGGAATTGTAGAATTTGCGTTAAACGCAGATAAAGAAAACGAATTTCGACAAGTTTTCGAAACCGTGAAAGAAGAAGTCATAGAAGAATTTTCGACCAAAGAACCAAAACTATCCATCACTCTAGAAAATGTTTCTGTTGCCGAGGGTATGAGTGTTGATGAGTCAACTACATTTATTCGTGTATTGAACGCAGCCTTCAGTGGAGTGTTTCGTATGAGTCCAGATGTGGAAGGATTGGTAGAAACGTCGAATAATTTGGCCAGAGTAGAAGTAGGAGAAGGGAATATCACATTCAAAAATTTGACGCGTTCTTCGGTGGAAAGTGGAAAAGAATATTTGAGTGAAGTAATTCGGTCAATATTCGAATTGGGTGGATTTTCGGTCGAATTTTCTGGTTCTTATCCAGGGTGGAAAGCCAACCCAAAATCAGAAATCTTATCGATTATGAAACAACTCTATACAGAGAAATTTGGTGAAGAGCCAAGAGTTGTTGCTTGTCATGCGGGATTAGAATGCGGGATTATTGGGCGTAATTATCCTGGCTTGGATATGATTTCTTTCGGCCCGAATATTTATGGTGCACACTCACCCGATGAGCGTGTAGAAATAAAATCTGTACAGAAGTTTTGGGACTATTTGCTGTTGGTTTTAAAAGAAATTCCGGTCGATGGAGTAGTTGATTATAGTTGCGAAGTTCCTAAGCAATATTCATAAACGCAAATAAGACTCTATAAAATAAAAGAATCGATTATCATAAGGTAATCGATTCTTTTCATTTGATAACGCTATTAATCTATTAATTCAAAAACATCAAGATGTTTTTTGGTAAAGATTCAGTTTTTATAGGCTGAATGGCTTTTGAAAAGTTTAATAATGATTGAATAGTTGATTCTTTCGGATTTAAAGCTGTTTTAAACGATGTAAAATTTTTATCCATTCGATAACATTTAATATTTAAAGTTAAAACGAATAGTCAATTAAATTATTGTATAAAAACATGCTAATCGATTGTTAGAACTAAATCTTTCTCATTAATCAACTTTCTTAAGTTAATCAAAGCATAGCGCATTCTACCCAAAGCTGTATTAATACTTACTTCGGTTTCTTCGGCAATTTCTTTGAAAGTTAGATCTCGAAAAATCCTAAGAATCAATACTTCTTTTTGGTCGGCGGGTAAACAATCAATCAAATCAATAATTTCACTATTAATTTGTTCTTTGATGAGTTTGGTCTCTAAGCATTCATCCAACTGTCCTAGGCAATCGAAAATATTATAATCTTCGTTTAGGCTAGAAGATTCACTTACTTTAGGCATTTTTTTATTGGCTCTAAAGTAGTCAATCGTAAGGTTATGTGCAATTCGCTGAACCCATGGATAGAATTTTCCTTCTTCGTTGTACTTACCGTTTTTTAGAGTAAGAATTACCTTGACAAAAGTATCCTGGAAGATATCTTCTGCTACGTCGCGATTCAAAACTTTGTTATAAATAGAGCTATAGATTCTGGTTTTGTACCGATTAATTAATGTTTCCAACGCACTTTCATTCCCCGAAATATAAGCGTGTATAATCACAGAGTCTTCTTCGTATATCATATCTACATTGTTTTTGCAAACAAAAAATTGTGTTAATTAATAGAATAGATATGTATCGATACGCAGTATTTTTATTGGTTTGTTAAACAAATATAAAAAAACATTTAATTGTTTTAGAAAAATTAACAAAAAAGCAACTAAATTTATTAGTTGCTTTTTTTAACGTTCAATGAATGATTATTGTTTATGATAATTTTGCCAAATGCTCTATGCTGTCCACAACTTTCTCTGAATAGCCAATTTCGTTATCGTACCAAGCTATAAGTTTTGCAAAAGTAGGGCTAAGCATGATACTTGCTTCTACATCGAAAACACAGGTTCTGGTTTCTCCAACAAAATCTTGTGAGACCATTGCTTCTTTTGTATAGCCAATAACGCCTTTCATTTCTCCTTCTGAGGCATCGGCAATCGCTTTGGTTATTTCTTCTAGGTTAGTAGGTTTTTCGAGTTTCACTGTAAGGTCTACAACCGAAACGTTTGCTGTAGGAACACGGAAAGATAATCCTGTTAATTTGCCACTAAGGGCTGGGATTACTTTACCGACTGCTTTTGCCGCTCCGGTAGAAGAAGGGATAATGTTTAGCATGGCGCTTCTTCCGCCGCGCCAATCTTTTTTAGAGATGCTGTCTACTGTTTTTTGGGTAGCGGTGGTCGCGTGTACGGTAGACATTAGTCCTTCTACAATTCCAAAATTCTCGTGCAGTACTTTGGCAAGTGGAGCTAAACAGTTGGTGGTACACGAGGCGTTTGATATAATGGTATGTTCGGCAGTTATTTCATGGTCATTTACTCCCATCACAAACATTGGTGTGTCGTCTTTTGATGGTGCTGTTAAGACTACTTTTTTTGCACCTGCAGCTAAATGAGCACTTGCTGTTTCATGAGTTAGGAAAATTCCGGTTGCTTCTACAATATATTCGGCACCAATTTCGTCCCATTTTAGATTTTTTGGATCAGTTTCTGAGGTTACTCTAATCACTTTTCCGTTGACAATTAATTGTCCATCTTTTGTTTTGATTTCTGCATCATATGTTCCATGAACAGAATCGTATTTTAGCATATAAGCGAGGTAATCTACATCAACTAAATCATTGATTGCTACAACTTCTATATCTTTTCTTTTTAAAATCGAACGGAAAACTAATCTCCCGATTCGACCAAAACCATTTATTCCAACTTTAATTTTTGACATGTTATAATTTTTCTTAACTTATTATTTGGTGAAAATATGTTTGGTAATATTATTTTTCTATATCGCTAATATTTTTGCAACCTTAAGTAATTCATTATCGATAGAATGATGTTTTTGGATAGCTTCCTCAATCGGAGTATAAACAATTTTGTTCGAGCGTAGCCCCGTCATGACATTGGTTTTGCCCTTCATTAACGCTTCTACAGCCGCAATCCCTAAACGACTTGCTAATACACGATCTTGGCAGCTTGGGTTACCGCCGCGTTGTATGTGACCAAGAACCGTAACGCGTATATCATAATCGGGGTGTTTGGCTTTCACTTGCTTAGCCAACTCGTAAACGTTCCCCAACTCTTCACCTTCGGCGACCACGACAATGCTTGATTTTTTGCCCGATTTTGCAGATTGTTCTAATGATTGAATCAATTCATTGATGTGGTCTTTTTTTTCTGGGATTAAAATGTTTTGTGCGCCAGAAGCAATGCCACTATTTAGAGCAATGAAACCTGCATCGCGACCCATAACTTCTACAAAAAAAACACGATCGTGTGAGGTTGCCGTATCACGAAGTTTGTCTACTGCTTCTACTACAGTATTAAGAGCAGTATCATAACCAATCGTATAATCTGTTCCAAAAATATCATTATCTATCGTTCCCGGTATACCAATAAAAGGTAGATTGAATTCTTGATGAAAAATATTAGCGCCCTTAAAAGAGCCATCGCCACCTATAACTATTAAACCATCAATATTATTTTTTTGAATATTTTGATACGCTTTCTTTCGACCTTCTATCGTTCTGAACTCTTCAGATCTGGCTGTTTTTAAGATGGTTCCCCCTTGGTTAATGATATTTTTTACAGATCGAGGTCCCAATGTTAGCATATCGTTTTGTATCAAGCCTTCATATCCTTGTAAAATCCCAACTGATTCTAAGTTGTAATATCTGCAAGATCTGACAACTGCTCGTATCGCAGCATTCATCCCAGGAGAATCACCACCAGAAGTTAAAACACCAACTCTTTTCATAGTCTTATAATCTTTCACTTCTCCCTAATGTTGCTAAGCTGATTTTAATTTTCATCTTCGTATACCGGGTAGAGAATTCCTTGAGCAAAATCCCGCTGAAGAATTACTTCTATGAAATAGTCTTCGCGTGTTTTTTTAGGGTCAAAAGTTTGTTTTAGGCTTATATCATAGGCTCCTCCTGCAGTATTCCATAGAAAAGCTTTCATTCCTCCACGTAATTCTTTGATAATGTCATAGGCGGTTTTGTCGGTTTCTCGGTAAATGAGCTTAGTTAATATTTGACCACGAGACGTGGTTAAATTTTTTAAATTTTTTTCAAACTGGTCCGCTAATAGTGCTTGTCTTTTTTTGATAAATTTCTTTTGGTCTTTGCGATAATTTAATTTCTCGATCGAATCCGTTACAAAATTATATTCACGCACAGCAGTGCGTACATAAGGCCAAACGTCACGAACTCGTTGTCTCAACCAAATATAATATTTTTTTTCTAAATCGGTCTTTAGATTTAGAGAATATATTTCCGATTCTTTTAGTTGAATCGTATCCATAAAATCAATTGATTGCTTCGATTCTTCTAGACGCAAAGTATCTTTTTTTAGACCAAAATCAATACCGAAAATCTGTGCCGATACTTGCATGCAGCCTAGAAAGGTAAAAATCAGGATATAAACAACTCTCATACGTTCTCTTCTACAAAAATTGTTCCCAATTTACTATATTTGTTCTATACTAAATAAATTATGATGAAAGAGAACCAGTTATTCGATGAAAAGTCAATGAGCTTTTTAGAAAAATATTTAAACACTGCATCACCAACAGGATTCGAAGTAGAAGGTCAAAAAGTTTGGATAGATTATATACGTCCTTTTGTCGATGAGGTACACATCGATAATTATGGTACTGCTTACGGGGTAATTAATCCAGAAGCAGATTATAAAGTGGTAATAGAGGCTCATGCAGATGAAATTTCTTGGTTTGTAAACTATATTTCAGATGATGGTTTGATCTATGTAATCAGAAATGGAGGGTCAGATCATATGATTGCACCATCCAAGGTGGTTAATATTCATACCAAAAAAGGTATTGTAAAAGGTGTTTTTGGTTGGCCAGCAATTCATTTGCGTACTGTAGGAAAAGAAGAATCACCAACTCCAGACAAAATTTGGATCGATGTAGGTTGCACCTCGAAAGAGGAAGTGTTAGAGTTAGGTGTACATGTAGGATGCGTGATAACTTATCCAGATGAATTTTTTACATTAAACAATCGTTACTTTGTTTGCCGTGCAATCGACAATCGTATGGGTGGTTTCATGATTGCAGAGGTTGCTCGAAAAATATTCGAACAAAAAGATCAATTGAATTTTGGATTATATATTGTGAATGCAGTACAAGAAGAGGTTGGCTTACGTGGAGCTGAAATGATAACACAAACTATCAAACCAGATGTAGCCATTATTACCGACGTTACGCATGATACTACTACTCCGATGATTACAAAATCCAAAGAAGGTGAACAAAAATGTGGAGACGGACCTGTGATATATTATGCGCCAGCAGTACAAAACAATTTACGAGAATTAATAATCGAAACAGCCGAAAAAGAAAATATTCCATTCCAACGAGCTGCAAGTTCACGTGTAACAGGTACCGATACAGATGCGTTTGCGTATAGCAATGGTGGGGTACCTTCTGCTCTAATATCATTACCGTTGCGTTATATGCATACTACGGTAGAAATGGTGCATCAGAGCGATGTGAAAAATGTAATAGAGTTGATTTACTCATCCGTAAAAACTATAGAGAACAAACAAGATTTCAGGTACATTAAATAGTTTTTTTGCTACGATGAATAACTATCGTTTTTTATCCTACCCGTAAAAGAAAAAACAAATTGAAAAGTCATGCTCGTAATAGAGTATGACTTTTTATTTTTAGAGTCTAAATAAATTAAAGATTAATACGTTTAAAACAACTATACGTTTGGTTTCTATTCATCAATTCGCTTAAACTTGTAAAAATTATCCCATCACTAATAATAGAAATCGAAAGCTTGGCAACTCCTACAGAAAAAATTATCTTTGTAAATAATTAAAAAAGTTCGACTTTTTGATTTCCAAAAAAAAATAGATTTCATGAAAATAGCAGTGTTTGTTTCCGGAGGTGGAACTAATCTTCAGACTCTAATAGATGCCGTAGAAGATGGACGATTACCCAACGTAGAAATTTCTATGGTGATGGCTGATCGAGATTGTTTTGCGATAGAAAGAGCACTCGACCATGAAATTAGAACTTATCTACTCGACCGAAAAACTTTCTCAGAAGATGCTCTTCATAATTTAGAAGGTGAAGAAATAGATCTAATAGTGTTGGCAGGCTTTTTAAGTATCTTATCCAAAGATTTTACCGAAATCTGGAAAAATAAAATGATCAATATTCACCCATCATTGCTGCCAAAATTTGGCGGTAAAGGTATGTACGGGGCATATGTTCATAAAGCTGTTTTAGAAGCCAAAGAAAAAGTTTCTGGTGCAACGGTACACTATGTAACAGCCGAGGTAGACGAAGGTGCAATTATTTGTCAAGGTGAATTTCAGGTAGATGAAAACGATCAACTAGAAGATTTACAACGAAAAGTGTCCGAAGTAGAACAGCGAATTTTAGTAGAAGCTGTGAAGAAAATCAGTGCTCAATCTTCTCATTAGAAAGATAAATAGGAAAAACAAAAAAACTTTAAAAACAAATATTCTCATGCAAAAACAAGCACTAATAAGTGTTTCAGACAAAACCAATCTGTTGCCATTTGCGCAATTTTTACAAGCGCATAAGTATAAGATTTTATCAACCGGCGGAACCTTCAAATTCTTACAAGATAATGGAGTTGAGGTAACCGAGGTAAAAGATGTAACACAATTCCCAGAGATTTTAGATGGACGTGTAAAAACTTTGCATCCTGCAATTCATGGAGGGATTTTAGCACGAAGATCAGATGATAAACATATGGATACCTTACGCGAACATCAAATCAACCCAATAGATATTGTGGTGGTAAACTTGTATCCCTTTTTCGAAAAACTAAATACCGGACTCTCTGAGGCCGAAATGATCGAATTTATCGACATTGGGGGGCCGTCGATGTTACGATCATCTGCTAAAAACTTTCAAGACGTAACAGTTATTACCGAAGTAGAAGATTATGCATTGGTAGAAAAAGAAATCAAAGAAAATGGAGAAACCTCTTTGGCTACCAGAAAAAAATTCGCAGCCAAAGTATTTAACCTTACTTCGGCGTACGATGCAGCAATCTCTACCTATTTATCTGATTCTATAGAAGAAGAATTTCCTAAATATCTAGAAACAGCTTACGAAAAACAAATGGATTTGCGTTATGGCGAAAATCCACATCAGAAAGCAGCCTATTATGTAGACAAAATTAAAAGTGGTGCAATGAAAGACTTTGTCTATTTACAAGGTAAGGAGTTATCTTTCAACAATATTCGAGACATGGATTTGGCCTATAAAGTTGTAGCCGAATTCGAAGAAACATGCTGCTGTGCAGTAAAACATTCTACACCGTGCGGAGTAGCAATTGGCGATACAGTTGCAGAAGTATACGAGAAAACCTATGCTTGCGACCCGATGTCTATTTTTGGTGGAATCGTAGCATTTAATAAAGAAGTGGATGAAAAAACAGCACGAGAATTGGTGAAAATCTTCCTAGAAATAGTAATTGCTCCAGCCTTTACAGAAGATGCCTTAGAAGTTTTCAAACAAAAGAAGAACTTACGCATCATACAAGTGAAACATCCGGTTTCTGATAAACAAAGTTATGTGAAGGTAGACGGTGGACTTTTAGTACAATCAAGTGATCACCAATTTTCGAATACTTTTGATATAGTTACCAAAGTTGAGCCAACAAAGAAACAAATGACCGATCTAATTTTTGCACAAAAAATTGTAAAATGGGTAAAATCTAATGCAATTGTTGTAGCAACAAACGGACAAGCGTATGGTATCGGAGGCGGACAAACAAACCGTATTTGGGCAGCACAACAAGCTATAGAACGCGCCAAGGAAAAAGTAAATGAAGGATTGGTTCTAGCATCTGATGCTTTTTTTCCATTCCGTGATGTTGTAGATTATGCTGCCGAAAATGGCATTCAAGCAATCATTCAACCAGGAGGATCAGTAAAAGACGAAGATTCTATCGAGGCGTGTAACGAACATCAAATCCCGATGGTATTTACAGGTATGCGTCATTTCATGCATTAATCTATCGCTACCTAACTATAAATAAGAAAACAAACAATGAGTACAAAAATTTTAATTGTAGGAAGTGGTGGGCGAGAACATGCAATTGGTTGGAAGTTCGCTGAAGATTTTAAACGTAAACAGGAAAAAGTAGACTTGTTTTTCGTACCTGGAAATGCAGGTACAGCAAAATTAGGTGAAAATATCGCACTGAATTCTATTACAGAAATGAAAGATTTTGCTCTAGAAAATAAGATAGATCTCACCTTTGTTGGTCCAGAAGCCGAGTTAGCAGAAGGTATAGTAGACCTCTTTCAGGCGAATCATCTACCAATTTTTGGCCCACATAGAGAAGCAGCCAAGTTAGAATCTTCCAAAGCTTTTGCAAAAGATTTTATGCATAAATATGGCGTAAAAACAGCTGAATATAAAGTTTTCCAAGGACCGATGTTGGCTATCGAATATTTAGAAAAAGCAAGCTTCCCAATTGTTATAAAAGCATCTGGTTTGGCCGCAGGAAAAGGCGTGATTATTTGTCAAGATTTTGACCAAGCCAAAAAAGCTGTTCTAGAAATTATGGAAGACAAAACCTTTGGTGATGCAGGAAATGAAGTTGTAATTGAAGAATATTTGGAAGGATTCGAAGCATCGATACTTTCTTTTTTCAATGGGAAAACCATTATTCCCTTTATATCTGCCAAAGATCATAAAAAAATAGGTGAAGGAGAAACCGGGCTCAACACCGGAGGTATGGGAGCAATCGCACCGAACCCCTTATTTACCGAAGCACATTATCAAGCATTTCTAGAGGATGTTTTGGAGCCAACAAAATGTGGGTTAATCAAAGAAGGTCTGAGGTTTTCGGGTGTCATTTTCTTTGGTCTGATGATTACTACAAAAGGAGTTTATCTCTTAGAGTATAATTTACGAATGGGAGATCCAGAAACACAAACAACTTTGCCATTACTAGAAAATGATTTGTATGATGTAGTGCAAAAAACTATTAAAAACGAAGAGTTTACGCTGGAGTTTAGCGCTCAACACAGTTGTTGTGTAGTGATGGTTTCGGGAGGATATCCTGGTAATTACGAGAAAGGTTACCCAATAAGAGGATTGGATCAGGTAACTTGCCCAACGTTTATTGCAGGAGCGAAACTGTCGCAACAAGAAATTCTAACCTCTGGAGGACGTGTGCTTAATGTCGTTGGGATAGGAAAGTCGTTAGAAGAAGCAAGAAAAACAGCTTACGAGAATGTAGCAAAAATACACTTCGACTACGAATATTATAGAAATGATATCGGTGAGATAAAAAAGAAGTAATTTTTATCTACCTATTATATCATACAAAAAAGCGACTATTTAGTCGCTTTTTTTCGATAGTTGTTTTTTGTTTAATCTCCTAAAATACAGAAAAGAAGAAAAACTAGAAAATCAAATTTTTCATAAAACCGTATATTTGTGTCCGGAAAAATAAAATAGTAGAATGAAGTTAATACGTTTTGGAAAAATAGGAGAAGAGAAATCTGGCGTCGTAATCGATGAAATAAGGTACGATGTTTCTGGTTCTGGAATTGTGTATGATGAAGAGTTTTTTGGATCAGAAGAGAAAAGAGCAGTATTAGAAAAATACATCGAAGAAAATAGAAACACTTTGCAAGTAGTGTCGAATGAAGAGCGGTTAGGGCCACCTATGGTACGACCAGGAAAAATTGTATGCGTTGGATTGAATTTTGAAGACCATGTAAAAGAAACAGGATTAGAACAACAGCCAGAGCCGATTATGTTTCTCAAAGCCAATCAATCTTTTTGTGGTCCGCAAGACGGCATTATGCAACCAAACGGTTCTACCAAAATGGATTGGGAAACAGAATTAGCTGTAATAATTGGTAAGAAAGCCAACAACGTAAACGAAGAAGAAGCGATGGATTATGTATACGGCTATGCATTGATGAATGATATTTCGGAGCGTGCATTTCAGACCGATCGCGGTGGTACTTGGGATAAAGGAAAAGGGTGTGATACTTTTGCACCGCTCGGGCCATGGATTGTGACAAAAGATGAGGTAGATGATGTGGATAATATAGGATTGTGGCTAAAACTAAATGGTGAAATGATGCAAGACGGGAATACACGCGATTTCATTTATCGGATTCCGAAATTAATTGCTTATCTAAGTCAATTCCTGTCATTCATGCCCGGAGATATTTTATCTACTGGCTCACCTGCAGGCTCGGGAATGGGTAAAGAACCGCAAATTTGGCTAAAGCCTGGTGATATTATCGAGTATGGAGGGGATTATTTAGGTAGTACCACACAGACTATTCTTCCTTTTAGTAAAGACTAGAACAAAAAAACTTGTTTCTTCAACAATTTCTGTAGTAATCCTTTAGCCAAAGGATGAGGTTTTTGTTTTGATGA from Weeksella virosa DSM 16922 encodes:
- a CDS encoding aminoacyl-histidine dipeptidase codes for the protein MSEIFKLEPKPIWKNFHALNQIPRPSKKEEKVRQFIIDFGEKLGLDVSTDKVGNVLIKKSAYPGMEDRKKVVLQSHLDMVTQKNNDIDFDFDTQPIEMYVDDGFVKANGTTLGADNGIGVAAIMSILESKEIPHPAIEAFFTIDEETGMTGALGLQPNFLSGKILLNLDTEEDDELDIGCAGGVDITAKKTYPVEKIKNKTAFQLVVKGLQGGHSGMQIHEGLGNSNKILGRILYHTLAYEPQISTVNSGGLRNAIPREGIVEFALNADKENEFRQVFETVKEEVIEEFSTKEPKLSITLENVSVAEGMSVDESTTFIRVLNAAFSGVFRMSPDVEGLVETSNNLARVEVGEGNITFKNLTRSSVESGKEYLSEVIRSIFELGGFSVEFSGSYPGWKANPKSEILSIMKQLYTEKFGEEPRVVACHAGLECGIIGRNYPGLDMISFGPNIYGAHSPDERVEIKSVQKFWDYLLLVLKEIPVDGVVDYSCEVPKQYS
- a CDS encoding RNA polymerase sigma factor — its product is MIYEEDSVIIHAYISGNESALETLINRYKTRIYSSIYNKVLNRDVAEDIFQDTFVKVILTLKNGKYNEEGKFYPWVQRIAHNLTIDYFRANKKMPKVSESSSLNEDYNIFDCLGQLDECLETKLIKEQINSEIIDLIDCLPADQKEVLILRIFRDLTFKEIAEETEVSINTALGRMRYALINLRKLINEKDLVLTID
- the gap gene encoding type I glyceraldehyde-3-phosphate dehydrogenase — its product is MSKIKVGINGFGRIGRLVFRSILKRKDIEVVAINDLVDVDYLAYMLKYDSVHGTYDAEIKTKDGQLIVNGKVIRVTSETDPKNLKWDEIGAEYIVEATGIFLTHETASAHLAAGAKKVVLTAPSKDDTPMFVMGVNDHEITAEHTIISNASCTTNCLAPLAKVLHENFGIVEGLMSTVHATTATQKTVDSISKKDWRGGRSAMLNIIPSSTGAAKAVGKVIPALSGKLTGLSFRVPTANVSVVDLTVKLEKPTNLEEITKAIADASEGEMKGVIGYTKEAMVSQDFVGETRTCVFDVEASIMLSPTFAKLIAWYDNEIGYSEKVVDSIEHLAKLS
- the pfkA gene encoding 6-phosphofructokinase yields the protein MKRVGVLTSGGDSPGMNAAIRAVVRSCRYYNLESVGILQGYEGLIQNDMLTLGPRSVKNIINQGGTILKTARSEEFRTIEGRKKAYQNIQKNNIDGLIVIGGDGSFKGANIFHQEFNLPFIGIPGTIDNDIFGTDYTIGYDTALNTVVEAVDKLRDTATSHDRVFFVEVMGRDAGFIALNSGIASGAQNILIPEKKDHINELIQSLEQSAKSGKKSSIVVVAEGEELGNVYELAKQVKAKHPDYDIRVTVLGHIQRGGNPSCQDRVLASRLGIAAVEALMKGKTNVMTGLRSNKIVYTPIEEAIQKHHSIDNELLKVAKILAI
- a CDS encoding DUF4294 domain-containing protein yields the protein MRVVYILIFTFLGCMQVSAQIFGIDFGLKKDTLRLEESKQSIDFMDTIQLKESEIYSLNLKTDLEKKYYIWLRQRVRDVWPYVRTAVREYNFVTDSIEKLNYRKDQKKFIKKRQALLADQFEKNLKNLTTSRGQILTKLIYRETDKTAYDIIKELRGGMKAFLWNTAGGAYDISLKQTFDPKKTREDYFIEVILQRDFAQGILYPVYEDEN
- a CDS encoding M42 family metallopeptidase, translated to MKENQLFDEKSMSFLEKYLNTASPTGFEVEGQKVWIDYIRPFVDEVHIDNYGTAYGVINPEADYKVVIEAHADEISWFVNYISDDGLIYVIRNGGSDHMIAPSKVVNIHTKKGIVKGVFGWPAIHLRTVGKEESPTPDKIWIDVGCTSKEEVLELGVHVGCVITYPDEFFTLNNRYFVCRAIDNRMGGFMIAEVARKIFEQKDQLNFGLYIVNAVQEEVGLRGAEMITQTIKPDVAIITDVTHDTTTPMITKSKEGEQKCGDGPVIYYAPAVQNNLRELIIETAEKENIPFQRAASSRVTGTDTDAFAYSNGGVPSALISLPLRYMHTTVEMVHQSDVKNVIELIYSSVKTIENKQDFRYIK
- the purN gene encoding phosphoribosylglycinamide formyltransferase, with amino-acid sequence MKIAVFVSGGGTNLQTLIDAVEDGRLPNVEISMVMADRDCFAIERALDHEIRTYLLDRKTFSEDALHNLEGEEIDLIVLAGFLSILSKDFTEIWKNKMINIHPSLLPKFGGKGMYGAYVHKAVLEAKEKVSGATVHYVTAEVDEGAIICQGEFQVDENDQLEDLQRKVSEVEQRILVEAVKKISAQSSH
- the purH gene encoding bifunctional phosphoribosylaminoimidazolecarboxamide formyltransferase/IMP cyclohydrolase, with amino-acid sequence MQKQALISVSDKTNLLPFAQFLQAHKYKILSTGGTFKFLQDNGVEVTEVKDVTQFPEILDGRVKTLHPAIHGGILARRSDDKHMDTLREHQINPIDIVVVNLYPFFEKLNTGLSEAEMIEFIDIGGPSMLRSSAKNFQDVTVITEVEDYALVEKEIKENGETSLATRKKFAAKVFNLTSAYDAAISTYLSDSIEEEFPKYLETAYEKQMDLRYGENPHQKAAYYVDKIKSGAMKDFVYLQGKELSFNNIRDMDLAYKVVAEFEETCCCAVKHSTPCGVAIGDTVAEVYEKTYACDPMSIFGGIVAFNKEVDEKTARELVKIFLEIVIAPAFTEDALEVFKQKKNLRIIQVKHPVSDKQSYVKVDGGLLVQSSDHQFSNTFDIVTKVEPTKKQMTDLIFAQKIVKWVKSNAIVVATNGQAYGIGGGQTNRIWAAQQAIERAKEKVNEGLVLASDAFFPFRDVVDYAAENGIQAIIQPGGSVKDEDSIEACNEHQIPMVFTGMRHFMH
- the purD gene encoding phosphoribosylamine--glycine ligase gives rise to the protein MSTKILIVGSGGREHAIGWKFAEDFKRKQEKVDLFFVPGNAGTAKLGENIALNSITEMKDFALENKIDLTFVGPEAELAEGIVDLFQANHLPIFGPHREAAKLESSKAFAKDFMHKYGVKTAEYKVFQGPMLAIEYLEKASFPIVIKASGLAAGKGVIICQDFDQAKKAVLEIMEDKTFGDAGNEVVIEEYLEGFEASILSFFNGKTIIPFISAKDHKKIGEGETGLNTGGMGAIAPNPLFTEAHYQAFLEDVLEPTKCGLIKEGLRFSGVIFFGLMITTKGVYLLEYNLRMGDPETQTTLPLLENDLYDVVQKTIKNEEFTLEFSAQHSCCVVMVSGGYPGNYEKGYPIRGLDQVTCPTFIAGAKLSQQEILTSGGRVLNVVGIGKSLEEARKTAYENVAKIHFDYEYYRNDIGEIKKK
- a CDS encoding fumarylacetoacetate hydrolase family protein — protein: MKLIRFGKIGEEKSGVVIDEIRYDVSGSGIVYDEEFFGSEEKRAVLEKYIEENRNTLQVVSNEERLGPPMVRPGKIVCVGLNFEDHVKETGLEQQPEPIMFLKANQSFCGPQDGIMQPNGSTKMDWETELAVIIGKKANNVNEEEAMDYVYGYALMNDISERAFQTDRGGTWDKGKGCDTFAPLGPWIVTKDEVDDVDNIGLWLKLNGEMMQDGNTRDFIYRIPKLIAYLSQFLSFMPGDILSTGSPAGSGMGKEPQIWLKPGDIIEYGGDYLGSTTQTILPFSKD